Genomic DNA from Telopea speciosissima isolate NSW1024214 ecotype Mountain lineage chromosome 2, Tspe_v1, whole genome shotgun sequence:
cttattatctattggagctactccgtaatcaactctaatatgataattccttactttattcttcctagttttgccactcttccatatcaacatcctcatctccactacactaagtttatctatatgatgcttcttaactgcccaacatttcaCACCACACATCATAGCTAGTCGTATGATTGtccaataaaattttcatttaagtTTCAAAGGAATAcattgatcacacaacactccggacgcacctctccacttcattcatcctattttaattctctgtgaaacataatcctctatatcaccttctttatttatgattgagcctagatacctaaaataatcactttgcagaatctctctctcatcaatttcaccatctcattatccatcctagtgcaaccaaagttacacactgtatactccgtcttcgttctacttatcttaaaaccttttgattacaaggttgatctccatatactccgtcttcgttctacttatatTAATCCCTggttttgtctcatccaccaaaataatatcatcaacaaaaagcatacaccaaggaacctcatcttaaatgtttttggttaaatcatccatgagaaGTGCAACGATAAGGTTGCTTCATTATGACCaaatggtcacgggttcgagtctggaaacaacccCTCTaagaaagcaggggtaaggctgcgtacattatgaccctcccagcCTCGGGCACTGCGTACGCCCTTTTTTATTCATGAGAAGCGCATACAAATAagagcttaaagctgatccttcaTGTAATCAAAttataattgggaattcactaccttgactcCCCACAATTCTTACGCTAGTCACCCCACCATCatatatatctttaattatgtccacatatttacttgaaacacttcttttCTCTAGTACTTACCAAATTAACTCTCCAGGGACTCAATTATAAGCTTTTCTTAGGTCAATAATGACTATATAGAGATctttcttgcaatctctaaatctttccatgagtctcctaagtaagtaaatagTTTCTATCATGGATCtacctagcataaaaccaaattggttctccagaATAGTAGTATCTTGTCTCAGGTGGGTTTAAATAACCCTCtctcataatttcatagtatgactcattagttttatatCTTTATAGCTATtgcagcttttttttttccttttgctaAAAGATTAGATCATATTAATgaaagaatgagaaaaagatACAAGAAAAGGCTGGGCACCTTTATGTCTCTATAgttatcacctttatttttgtaaatcggaaccacaatgcttctcctccattcatccgGCATTTTTCtagtgctcataatcttattaaacagcttggttagacaagataaaccacatattctcaagctcttccacacttctattgggacctcatcCGAGCCTTGTgctttgcctactttcatcctccttaaagcttgttttacttcagacaccctTTTTTCCACATAAATCTGcaaaatgtggtgtcttgatgggaAATGTAGTCTTCCGGGACGCTATTACTCGAAGTGTCTTTATTTAGTAGGCTGCAAAataatctttccatctctctttaattttctcatctcttattaacactttaccatcttcacttttaatacatctaacatgttcgagatctcgactcttcctttccctcatcttagctatcttataaatagctttttctccttcctttgtgctcaaaTTGGTATATAAAGATATTCATGtttcttcgcccttgcttttcccacaatcttcttaacttcatttttaaaaaatttatatttttaaatcCTCTACAttcttagtcctttgccatacCTTAAAACAAgatttcttagtcttaatggctgcttgaacttTATCATcacaccaccaagtctccctagagAATGACGTTTACCTTTCGATTCTCATAGGACATCTTTAGcgaccttcttaatacaagtagtcatctcattccacatcgtattagtgtctccctaAAAGTCTCACTTCCCTTTTTTGACCACTTTATCAATAAATGATTCAAAATATCTCCTTTTACGCTCCATCACCTTGTCTTAGGGTAAATAAGCTCAACTTTCTTACGATTTTGCATAGTGATGCACATATctgaccactaatctatgttgtgtgtTTAGGCTCTCCCTTGATTTAATCTTACAATCCCTACATAACAATCTATCaaaccttctagttaggaagaaatctatttggctactatgatgcccacttttggaggtaactaaatgctcctctctaTTTTCAAAGTAATGTTTACAATGAATAAATCACAGCAAAATCTATAACTGAGATTCCCTCATTCCTCTCTTCAAAACCATATCTTtcatgtacaccttcatagcctctatgatctttcccaacatgtccattcagatcaccccctataatatcttttctccttgactaaaatcttgcactaatccatccatatgttcccaaaattgtaacttactacttttATTCAATCCTACTTGAGGTGCGTAAgtgctaattatattgacaacctctttctccaacacaagcttgatggatataatcctatctccaaatcttttaacatccagcCATCCACCACATCATCCTTTAAATCCTTTATCCAttactatgcccactccacttctattactttcATCCTCCATGTACTAAAGTTTAAAGTCGTCCAACTCCTGAGCTTTTTTACCTTTCCATCTAGCCTCTTGAATACATGCTATGCTAATCCTTCttctcataacatctatcaattctagactTATACGTGTTAAAGATCCAATattccaagatgctaatctaatccgCACATGCATTAGTAAGATGGAAGAAATTTCTGTTTAAATTTGAAGTTTATTGCAGCAACTTCTGGCCCTTAGCATAAGATAAAGGTAAATATAACAAACAGACCAAGAATAACGGATGGGGACCAAAAATATTGAAGAATCATACCAATGCAGTAGTAAAAGGGTATTGGATGttttgacagtatacggtcccAACTGTCGTTGAATGAATTCCGGAAATTCCCATTTTTGTCCATAAAGTACGCAAAGCCACCCATTAGAGCAATCACCTGAAAACATGAGGTATTATAAGGGGAAAACAATATTTACTTTTGCTCTGAAATAGGAAGATATGCATGAGGAAATTTATCTTTCCCACCAAAAAAATGATAAGTAGttcccttccctcccccctacccaccccccaaaaaaagaaaaaaagaatgcaaACATATCTTCAGATTTTAAGAATCTAAAGTCAAATTACCACAGATTACTCACAGTACACTTCCACACAGCACAACATGGTCGTTGATCAGATTGCTCACTTAGTTTAAGGATATAACATTGTGGTCAAAAGATCTCCTCAAGAGGTGGAAATGAATTTCCAACACCCCCTTCCGAAACACACATACAAAGAAAATCGTAAAAATATTCCATTTGGTGTAAAATTCTATTAAAAAGAGATTCTACTAAATAATTACCCAGTTTTATCTATCAGATGATAGCATGAAAAGGGCCTGATTTTCCATGAATGGTAGTTCCacacatggttcaaaatttggtcGAAATGACCATGATTTCACGAAAAAACTTCAGATCCGGAAAAAGTCAAATATAAACACAGGTTGATTCACTAGGTATGCAGAATTTCAATCGAAATTTTGCAGGCCAAAATTCCGGTTCCTACTCCGGTTTCACAATCGTTTCGACCAAAATGATACAAAACAGTGCATATAAAAGCACTGTTCCAAATGAAATGGGTCGAAAGTAGTGAGTTTCGAGTTGTTTCTCCTattagaggggggggggacactTCAAAGAACACTAGATTTTATATTTTTGCCAAATCAACCTACATTTCTTGGTGGAACAAAGTGTTGGGGACTACTACAATGCATCTACAGGCTATGAACTAGGTTTAATATGGAAAATCCCAgcattaaaaagataaaatttaatTTGTATCCTTGGCCACACGTCTGTAATACAATTGATAAGGGATCTGTGTAGTGTATCAAACgatcttattattttttgaaccATAAAAGTCTTTTGTATTATTTAAACACATGCAACCAGACCCATGAGTTGCACCATTAGCAATCAGAGCATCCAAGACTTCATATGATTGACAAACATAGACACTCCTACCATTTCAATGGAAAATATGTCTATGGATATGCTGTATATGTAAAAATCGGGGTCTTACTTACAGTTTGAACTGCCAAGAATACGAGCAGAACATCTCTTGCCAcaaaaattctaaattttattttacgcCAGGAATAGTCCTTCAGTAATTCAACTCGAAGAtggaattgtgccttgcaagtTGTGCAATGTGAAAAAGCAAATCCTTCCTGTacgaagaaacagaaaaaaacatTAAATTTGTATTGTCATCAACTTCACTCAAAGTGTACACGCGTTCATTCAAATTATTGGATTTAGAgtcaagagaaagaaaatgtaCCTTCACTGAGCGCCAATGGTCAAGGCATGACCGATGAACAAACTGCTGGGTTCCTTTGCACATGCAAGGAGATATCAATTCTTCACCTGTAAAAGAAACAGCATTTATGGCGATCGTGAAACATTAGCTCATATTAGACTTGTTAAAAATTATGATCTACATCACTACTCCCTTCTCAAGGTCATTCTGTAACTTTTTGACGACATACTTCTTAGTATAAACATAGGCCATAGCAGTAGCAACAACTGCATACTTTTATGATAAACAAGCAGACAGCTTCATTGCCTAATGAGTGAAAGGACAAATTCACAATGCAATGTTTCACTTGGAACCAGGCCACTTGACTGGCTTAAAACTACTAAGGGATAAAGTGAAAGTCACAATAGCAATAGCAACAACTGCACCCttagaaaagaaataagggacATAATAGTGAAAATTAATCTTCTATTTCAACTAATCCAACTCCAAAAAGAACAAAAGCATGAAACATGCTAAACTTAATCCAGACTATTTGTTTTTGACCTTCCATACAATAGTAGACTGGACTTCCAGGGTCTCGTAGGATGAGTTAAACCATCATAGCATGGCACAAGAGTATGGTAGTGACTGCAGGAGTATGaggtttaaaataaaattccagtAATGTCAGTGTTATTTTATATCTTTCactttttttggggtggtaatgtTTTATATATCTTTCACTTGCTTAGTAAATAAACTAGAGTTGAACTTCACATTTGAACATCCAACCAAAGTTGACATAATCATCCTAAAATTATTTCAGAACTCGAATAatatacacgataatattttcCAAGGGGCAAGTTGGAGGGGGAAGGACTCCCTTTCTTGAAGCATGGAAGGTCTGGATTCAATACAAAATGCAGGAAAGGGAAGCAACTTATATAAACAAAGCATATAAAATCTCTCCTAAAAGGAACTATGGTTCAATTATCAGAAAGTGAGCATTACCTTGTTCGCCGTCGTACTCTAGACAGATACGACAACAAGCCGCAGAAGGAGCTTCGACCTCAACATCCTTTATTTCGTTCGAACTTTCCGTCAACGAGTTAGCCTCATTCCCAAGCAGGGGATCAGAGTCACCAG
This window encodes:
- the LOC122651847 gene encoding E3 ubiquitin-protein ligase MARCHF1-like isoform X2, with the translated sequence MKRELQLEPAGERSPGDSDPLLGNEANSLTESSNEIKDVEVEAPSAACCRICLEYDGEQGEELISPCMCKGTQQFVHRSCLDHWRSVKEGFAFSHCTTCKAQFHLRVELLKDYSWRKIKFRIFVARDVLLVFLAVQTVIALMGGFAYFMDKNGNFRNSFNDSWDRILSKHPIPFYYCIGVVAFFVLLGFFGLILHCSSFNNSDPCMAGCRNCCYGWGILDCFPASMEACFALVIIFVVIFAILGIAYGFLAATMATQRIWQRHYHILTKKELTKEYVVEDLCGCYTPPKLDPEHEERLKLLKLL
- the LOC122651847 gene encoding E3 ubiquitin-protein ligase MARCHF1-like isoform X1, with translation MKRELQLEPAGERSPGDSDPLLGNEANSLTESSNEIKDVEVEAPSAACCRICLEYDGEQGTGEELISPCMCKGTQQFVHRSCLDHWRSVKEGFAFSHCTTCKAQFHLRVELLKDYSWRKIKFRIFVARDVLLVFLAVQTVIALMGGFAYFMDKNGNFRNSFNDSWDRILSKHPIPFYYCIGVVAFFVLLGFFGLILHCSSFNNSDPCMAGCRNCCYGWGILDCFPASMEACFALVIIFVVIFAILGIAYGFLAATMATQRIWQRHYHILTKKELTKEYVVEDLCGCYTPPKLDPEHEERLKLLKLL